One segment of Paenibacillus sp. FSL R7-0337 DNA contains the following:
- a CDS encoding YheC/YheD family protein, protein MGLTFCNVHFTKQPDRVVYVSGELMRSLKLSGKKNIRLRLGKDAIPAMIKPIKRAGKHLFLASGVKSAIKVPKSGGIYLRNLQNDEVQLGPLVGVLSDGPASAGQPFGSRTGFIKQLLREGSNKCYIFAFMPRDIDWQQEQVNGYFLTASGRFERKLVPLPDVVYNRLPSRRAETSPYINQLRERFGRKKIPYFNWSFFNKSDIYKLLENDGAANRFVPETHSNPSSEQMRDMLDRHHFVYYKPSAGSLGHGIYRLTYLPKKGYFARYRKSGKNVLLRFTSFDSLMRMLRGRHGQSMQNYVVQQGIRLIEIDNCPIDFRFHMHKNGSNQWVVVGIGAKKAGRGSVTTHLKNGGALLTPQQALGRVFGARSDEVLQRAKTTAVKLAESLEIQHRHLLGEIGFDLGIDQDEDIWMFEANAKPGRSIFRHPSLRAEGKASIEHILEHCLYLSKFRRRDDL, encoded by the coding sequence ATGGGTCTCACTTTTTGCAATGTACATTTCACCAAGCAGCCTGATCGAGTAGTATATGTCTCGGGTGAACTGATGAGAAGCCTGAAATTATCCGGCAAGAAAAATATCCGCCTGCGCCTCGGAAAAGATGCCATCCCCGCCATGATCAAGCCGATCAAGCGTGCCGGCAAGCATCTCTTCCTGGCCTCAGGCGTCAAAAGCGCCATCAAGGTCCCGAAGTCCGGTGGCATCTACCTGCGCAATCTGCAGAATGACGAGGTGCAGCTCGGACCGCTGGTCGGCGTGCTCTCAGATGGACCCGCTTCTGCTGGGCAGCCCTTCGGCTCCCGCACCGGCTTCATCAAGCAGCTGCTGCGCGAAGGCAGCAACAAATGCTACATCTTCGCCTTCATGCCTCGGGATATCGACTGGCAGCAGGAGCAGGTCAACGGATATTTCCTGACGGCAAGCGGCCGCTTCGAGCGCAAGCTGGTGCCCCTGCCGGATGTAGTCTATAACCGCCTGCCCAGCCGCAGAGCCGAGACCTCCCCTTACATCAACCAGCTGCGCGAGCGCTTTGGACGCAAGAAGATTCCTTATTTCAACTGGAGCTTCTTCAACAAATCGGATATCTACAAGCTGCTGGAGAATGACGGGGCAGCGAACCGCTTCGTGCCTGAAACGCACAGTAATCCAAGCTCCGAACAAATGCGGGATATGCTGGACCGTCACCACTTCGTCTACTATAAACCCTCGGCCGGCAGCCTGGGACACGGCATCTACCGGCTGACCTACCTGCCGAAAAAAGGGTATTTCGCCCGGTACCGCAAGAGCGGCAAGAACGTGCTGCTGCGCTTCACCAGCTTCGACAGCCTGATGCGGATGCTGCGGGGCCGCCATGGACAGAGCATGCAGAACTATGTGGTCCAGCAAGGTATCCGTCTCATTGAGATTGACAACTGCCCAATTGATTTCCGCTTCCATATGCACAAGAACGGCAGCAATCAATGGGTCGTCGTCGGCATCGGGGCCAAAAAAGCCGGACGGGGCAGTGTCACCACCCATCTGAAGAACGGCGGAGCGCTACTGACCCCGCAGCAGGCCCTCGGCCGTGTGTTCGGGGCCAGATCGGATGAAGTACTCCAGCGCGCCAAAACCACTGCCGTCAAGCTCGCAGAATCTCTGGAGATCCAGCACCGCCATCTGCTCGGCGAGATCGGATTCGACCTCGGTATTGATCAGGATGAGGATATCTGGATGTTCGAGGCTAATGCCAAACCGGGACGCTCTATCTTCCGCCACCCCTCCCTGCGCGCTGAGGGCAAAGCTTCCATTGAGCACATCCTGGAGCATTGTCTGTATCTCAGCAAATTCCGCAGGAGGGATGACTTGTGA
- a CDS encoding YheC/YheD family protein, with protein MTTTAMGFLGIMTGRRHGIPPIAEPEFCSQLCRAAPLYDLKVLIFHPEGVAADGSYVSGYQWQNGQWEPVQAPPPDILYNRCFYRSPEEKRTAAAALSVLTRCLPWSRGLPDKWGVYEILRRSPAAAALLPETENYSSREALGNMLAGREYGVFLKPRTGSHGKRTIHAVLLGRREGGGVKVRGRDRNNEPFQYVFGTLDEGLDWIGRFIGQHRYIIQPYLHLTGSGGQPFDVRVLMQKNGTGAWTLTGMAVRLGTRGSLTSNLHGGGTAVPALPFLLDEYGGAGRELLEELTQASALLPPLLEESCGRLGELGLDFGIDAGGRIYLLEANSKPGRTVFRLTGDRRAARLAAENPLRYARHLLLTSSSHHKLSHGQLRSHGRMISMVPKEDS; from the coding sequence ATGACCACAACAGCAATGGGGTTCCTTGGCATTATGACAGGCCGTCGCCACGGGATTCCTCCCATCGCAGAGCCGGAGTTCTGCAGTCAGCTCTGCCGGGCGGCCCCGCTGTATGATCTGAAGGTCCTGATCTTTCATCCGGAGGGGGTAGCGGCGGACGGCTCCTATGTCAGCGGATATCAATGGCAGAACGGACAATGGGAGCCTGTGCAGGCTCCGCCGCCCGACATTCTCTATAACCGCTGCTTTTACCGGTCACCGGAGGAGAAAAGAACTGCAGCGGCGGCTCTGTCTGTATTGACCCGCTGTCTGCCCTGGTCACGCGGACTTCCTGATAAATGGGGAGTCTACGAGATACTGCGGCGCAGCCCCGCCGCCGCTGCCCTGCTGCCGGAGACAGAGAACTACAGCAGCCGCGAAGCGCTTGGAAATATGCTCGCCGGAAGGGAATACGGCGTTTTTCTGAAGCCCAGAACCGGCTCCCACGGCAAACGCACCATACACGCTGTACTGCTCGGCAGACGCGAAGGCGGCGGAGTGAAAGTGCGGGGCAGAGACAGGAATAACGAACCTTTTCAATATGTTTTCGGTACGCTGGACGAAGGTCTGGACTGGATCGGCCGCTTCATCGGCCAGCACCGCTACATCATACAGCCTTACCTGCATCTCACCGGCAGCGGAGGACAGCCGTTCGATGTACGTGTGCTGATGCAGAAGAATGGCACTGGTGCCTGGACCCTGACCGGCATGGCCGTCCGGCTCGGCACCCGGGGATCACTGACCTCCAATCTGCATGGCGGAGGCACGGCCGTTCCCGCCCTCCCTTTCCTGCTGGATGAATATGGCGGGGCAGGTCGCGAGCTGCTGGAGGAGCTGACTCAGGCATCTGCACTCCTGCCTCCGCTGCTGGAAGAATCCTGCGGCAGACTCGGGGAGCTGGGCCTTGATTTTGGCATCGATGCCGGAGGAAGAATCTATCTGCTGGAGGCTAATTCCAAACCAGGGCGCACGGTGTTCCGGCTGACGGGCGACCGCCGGGCTGCTAGACTCGCTGCCGAGAACCCGCTGCGCTATGCGCGCCATCTGCTGCTTACATCAAGCAGCCACCACAAGCTGTCTCACGGGCAGCTTCGTTCACACGGGAGAATGATATCTATGGTTCCAAAGGAGGATTCATAA